In Helianthus annuus cultivar XRQ/B chromosome 9, HanXRQr2.0-SUNRISE, whole genome shotgun sequence, the following are encoded in one genomic region:
- the LOC110877064 gene encoding monooxygenase 1, which yields MDDDEVVIIGAGICGLATALALHRKGIKSVVMERSESLRNVTGAAIGIQPNGWRALDQLGVSENLRHTAVRLRRYRELDISRGKQKEISLNPMDGETRWLRRKDLIDTLYAELPPGTVKFGCQLESIKLDSHSSKPVLRFIDGSSIIAKALIGCDGGKSIVAEFLGLKRTKIFPLCAIRGLTYYPSGHSHDYEFAKINKDNISVGRVPIDDNLVYWFCLFPYIPKDGKVWEDPEVIRQLTLELLSNHPQEIQQMVVNADMKSLSITHLRYRAPWDLLTSSFCKGTVMVSGDAMHIMGPFLAQGGAAGIEDAVVLARTIAQLDLNSVESGSMIMVRNLEEAFNQFVKQRRMRVVRLSLQSYIIGMLSGAPSLLKKIMCIMLLVVLFPNPYNHVDYDCGDL from the exons ATGGATGATGATGAAGTAGTGATTATCGGGGCGGGGATTTGTGGATTAGCGACGGCCCTTGCTCTTCATAGGAAGGGAATAAAAAGCGTAGTAATGGAGAGATCTGAAAGTCTGAGGAACGTCACTGGAGCAGCAATAGGAATCCAGCCAAATGGGTGGCGAGCTCTTGATCAACTCGGCGTAAGTGAAAACCTCCGCCACACTGCTGTCCGTCTTCGGAG GTATAGGGAACTAGACATATCTCGAGGGAAGCAAAAAGAAATATCATT GAACCCAATGGATGGTGAAACACGTTGGTTAAGAAGAAAGGATCTTATAGACACTCTTTATGCTGAGCTTCCTCCTGGTACTGTAAAATTTGGCTGCCAACTTGAATCAATAAAACTTGACTCTCATTCTAGCAAACCAGTTCTTCGGTTCATTGATGGAAGCTCCATCATAGCTAAG GCATTAATTGGTTGTGATGGTGGCAAGTCAATAGTTGCGGAATTCCTTGGCCTCAAGCGTACAAAGATATTTCCTTTATGCGCGATTAGAGGTTTAACATACTACCCAAGTGGCCATTCACATGACTATGAATTTGCTAAGATCAACAAAGACAACATTAGTGTGGGAAGAGTTCCAATTGATGATAACTTGGTTTACTGGTTTTGTTTGTTTCCCTACATCCCTAAAG ATGGAAAAGTTTGGGAAGATCCTGAGGTAATACGACAATTGACCCTAGAGCTTCTAAGCAATCATCCCCAAGAGATTCAACAAATGGTTGTGAACGCAGACATGAAGTCATTATCTATTACACATTTGAGATATCGTGCACCATGGGACTTGTTAACTAGCTCATTTTGTAAAGGAACGGTGATGGTTTCTGGTGACGCTATGCATATCATGGGCCCGTTTTTAGCGCAAGGTGGTGCAGCAGGGATAGAAGATGCAGTTGTTTTGGCTAGAACAATAGCTCAACTAGATTTGAATAGTGTTGAAAGTGGGAGTATGATAATGGTACGCAATCTTGAGGAAGCGTTTAATCAATTTGTGAAACAACGAAGGATGAGGGTGGTACGATTATCATTGCAGTCTTACATCATTGGTATGCTATCGGGTGCTCCATCACTTCTAAAGAAGATTATGTGCATTATGTTACTAGTTGTTCTCTTTCCCAATCCGTATAATCATGTTGATTATGATTGTGGTGACCTTTGA